One window from the genome of Epinephelus moara isolate mb chromosome 5, YSFRI_EMoa_1.0, whole genome shotgun sequence encodes:
- the LOC126389867 gene encoding uncharacterized protein LOC126389867 — MRISTSKSEAMVLSRKRVDCPLQVKGEVLRQVEEFKYLGILFTSEGRMEREIDRRIGAASAVMQALIRSVVVKRELSQKAKLSIYRSIYAPILTYGHELWVVTERMRSRVQAAEMSFLRRAAGLSFRDRVRSSDIREGLRVEPLLLHIERSQLRWFGHLVRMPSGRLPWGSRGRADGSGWGEDCLGFFAEAAAPATRTRISGGRRVQVRARPSSI; from the coding sequence atgagaatcagcacctccaagtctgaggccatggtcctcagccggaaaagggtggattgcccactccaggtcaaGGGGGAGGTCCTGcgtcaggtggaggagtttaagtatctcgggatcttgttcacgagtgagggtagaatggagcgggagattgacaggcggattggggcggcgtcagcagtgatgcaggcgcttatccggtccgttgtggtgaagagggagcttagccagaaagcgaagctctcgatttaccggtcgatctacgctccaatcctcacctatggtcacgagctctgggtagtgaccgaaagaatgagatcgcgagtgcaagcggccgaaatgagtttcctccgcagggcggctgggctcagctttagggatagggtgaggagctcagacatccgggagggactcagagtagagccgctgctcctccacatcgagaggagccagttgaggtggttcgggcatctggtaaggatgccttccggacgcctcccttggggttcccgcggaagagctgacggaagtggctggggagaggactgtctgggcttctttgctgaggctgctgcccccgcgacccggacccggataagcggaggacgacgagtacaaGTACGAGCACGACCTAGCAGCATTTAG
- the zgc:172076 gene encoding zgc:172076, which yields MWTKSSSCLLCDNFLCVQNLVPPDPMSQFHLKRGSPDEEFPDLCRNSTWMGKILTXVPPDPMSQFHLKRGSPDEEFPDLCRNSTWMGKILTRAMYRRQFHRCTPSGVIFDDVIRPGLEEPGDWSTPVTVGCVAGDAQSYVLFCDFFDRVIEAHHGHKITSQTPEGDFNYDNVKGGDDLDRLYAACCEVSVVRGVEDFCFPTHCSRGERRQLLTLASRALQRLEEEQLPGRLLLLEELNQEQQRELNLNTPSSSQLRIGVARDWPDARAVWVSEDGSLVVWVNMEDHLRLVSTRDDANITEAFKCICTNLQKLEEFYRQLRHPFTWKQQLGWVSSSPADVGTGLRIRVHLRLQHLPRHKRLQDVLKRLRVCMDATESPALYCVSNVATFGLSEVSLTQLVVDGVKLLVAMEKRLEGGRDIDELVPTQK from the exons ATGTGGACTAAAAgctcctcctgtctcctctgtGACAACTTCCTGTGCGTTCAGAATTTGGTCCCCCCTGACCCCATGTCCCAGTTCCACCTGAAGAGAGGTTCTCCAGATGAGGAGTTTCCCGACCTCTGCAGGAACTCTACCTGGATGGGAAAGATCCTCACANTGGTCCCCCCTGACCCCATGTCCCAGTTCCACCTGAAGAGAGGTTCTCCAGATGAGGAGTTTCCCGACCTCTGCAGGAACTCTACCTGGATGGGAAAGATCCTCACACGTGCCATGTATCGCCGACAGTTCCACCGCTGCACCCCCAGTGGAGTCAtctttgatgatgtcatccgCCCGGGCCTTGAGGAACCAG GTGACTGGTCCACTCCTGTAACTGTGGGCTGTGTCGCGGGCGACGCTCAGTCCTACGTCCTGTTCTGTGATTTCTTCGACCGAGTCATCGAGGCACATCACGGACACAAGATCACCAGCCAGACGCCAGAGGGCGACTTCAACTACGACAACGTGAAG gggggTGATGACTTGGACAGGTTATACGCTGCATGCTGTGAGGTGAGTGTTGTTCGAGGCGTTGAAGACTTCTGCTTCCCGACACACTGCAGCCGAGGAGAGCGCAGACAGCTCCTCACACTGGCCAGCAGAG ctctgcagcggctggaggaggagcagctgcCGGGTCGACTCCTCTTACTGGAGGAGCTGAAccaggagcagcagagggagctgAACCTGAACACTCCGTCCTCCTCCCAGCTCCGTATCGGCGTGGCCCGGGACTGGCCTGACGCCAGGGCGGTCTG GGTGAGTGAAGATGGCAGCTTGGTGGTCTGGGTCAACATGGAGGACCACCTCAGACTTGTGTCTACACGAGATGATGCCAACATCACAGAGGCCTTTAAATGCATCTGCACCAACCTGCAGAAG ctggagGAGTTCTACAGACAGCTCAGACACCCGTTCACCTGGAAGCAGCAGCTGGGGTGGGTGAGCAGCTCTCCAGCCGACGTGGGGACGGGTCTGAGGATCAGAGTCCACCTCAGACTGCAGCACCTCCCCAGACACAAACGGCTGCAGGACGTCCTGAAGAGACTGAGGGTCTGCATGGATGCTACAG AATCCCCGGCGCTGTATTGTGTGAGCAACGTGGCGACTTTTGGCCTGAGCGAGGTCAGCCTGACCCAGCTGGTGGTGGACGGGGTCAAACTGCTCGTCGCCATGGAGAAGAGGCTGGAGGGCGGCCGAGATATAGATGAGCTTGTTCCCACGCAGAAGTAG